The following are from one region of the Sorghum bicolor cultivar BTx623 chromosome 2, Sorghum_bicolor_NCBIv3, whole genome shotgun sequence genome:
- the LOC8060758 gene encoding 40S ribosomal protein S15: MADVDVEPEVAAGAPKKRTFRKYSYRGVDLDALLDMSTDDLVQLFPARARRRFQRGLKRKPMALIKKLRKAKKDAPAGEKPEPVKTHLRNMIIVPEMIGSIVGVYNGKTFNQVEIKPEMIGHYLAEFSISYKPVKHGRPGIGATHSSRFIPLK, from the exons ATG GCGGACGTCGATGTGGAGCCTGAGGTCGCCGCCGGCGCTCCCAAGAAGAGGACGTTCCGCAAGTACAGCTACCGTGGCGTCGACCTCGATGCGCTGCTCGACATGTCCACCGACGACCTCGTCCAGCTCTTCCCCGCGCGCGCCAGGAGAAG GTTCCAGAGGGGTTTGAAGAGGAAACCGATGGCGCTCATCAAGAAGCTGCGCAAGGCG AAAAAGGATGCTCCAGCTGGTGAGAAGCCAGAGCCAGTGAAGACCCATCTCCGCAACATGATCATTGTCCCTGAGATGATTGGAAGCATTGTTGGTGTCTACAATGGCAAGACCTTCAACCAGGTTGAGATCAAGCCTGAGATGATTGGCCACTATCTTGcagagttctccatctcctacaAGCCAGTCAAGCACGGTAGGCCCGGTATCGGTGCCACCCACTCGTCGCGGTTTATCCCTCTGAAATGA
- the LOC8056631 gene encoding histone H1 — protein sequence MSTEEAVVAEVPVTEVEAEAPAAQEAEKDKAKKTAPKEKKAAPKEKKDTAKKPAAHPPYAEMISEAIAALKERTGSSSVAIAKYVEEKHGGKLPTNFRKQLTSQLKKLAAAGKLTRVKNSFKLPVTARPAADAKPKAAAKPKAPKAAKTAAKPKASPKAKAKTAASPKPKAKAKPAGPTPAALPKPRGRPPKVAKTSAKSSPAKGAAKKAAASAAAAKKEKAVASSKKAVGSPKKKAATPKKAAAAAAPARKGAARKAKK from the exons ATGTCGACGGAGGAGGCTGTTGTTGCCGAGGTCCCGGTGACCGAGGTGGAGGCCGAGGCACCGGCGGCCCAGGAGGCGGAGAAGGACAAGGCGAAGAAGACGGCAccgaaggagaagaaggcggcGCCGAAAGAGAAGAAGGACACGGCAAAGAAGCCGGCGGCGCACCCTCCCTACGCTGAG ATGATTTCAGAGGCAATCGCTGCCCTGAAGGAGCGGACCGGGTCGAGCTCGGTGGCCATAGCCAAGTACGTGGAGGAGAAGCACGGCGGCAAGCTCCCCACCAACTTCCGCAAGCAGCTGACCTCGCAGCTGAAgaagctcgccgccgccgggaagcTGACGAGGGTGAAGAACTCGTTCAAGCTGCCGGTCACCGCCCGCCCTGCCGCCGACGCCAAGCCCAAGGCGGCCGCCAAGCCCAAGGCACCCAAGGCCGCCAAGACCGCGGCCAAGCCCAAGGCCTCGCCGAAGGCGAAGGCTAAGACGGCGGCGTCGCCCAAGCCCAAGGCGAAGGCCAAGCCTGCCGGTCCCACGCCTGCTGCCCTGCCGAAGCCCCGCGGGCGCCCTCCCAAGGTTGCCAAGACCTCCGCCAAGTCCTCCCCCGCCAAGGGAGCAGCCAAGAAGGCTGctgcttctgctgctgctgccaagaaggagaaggcagtGGCATCGTCTAAGAAGGCGGTGGGATCGCCCAAGAAGAAGGCGGCGACCCCAAAGaaggccgccgccgctgctgctccAGCCAGGAAGGGCGCGGCCAGGAAGGCCAAGAAGTAG
- the LOC8060759 gene encoding ATP-dependent DNA helicase 2 subunit KU70 — protein MDLDPEGIFRDDSDEDEDNVQEREANKEMVVYLVDASPKMFTPATTQDNEKQETHFRTIVSCITESLKTQIIGRSYDEVAICFFNTKEKKNLQDSAGVYVYNVGDREELDRPTAKLIKDFSSIEDSFMSTIGSRYGITSGSRENTLYNALWVAQALLRKGSVKTVSKRILIFTNEDDPFGTITGAVKTDMIRTTVQRAKDAQDLGLSIELLPLSRPDEQFDMSLFYADLIGLDGDEITEYLPSAGVRLEDMSNQLRKRIMKKRRVKTLSFAITNDVCIEVNTYALVRPTTPGTITWLDSLSNLPLKAERSFICNDTGALLQDAQTRFQMYNDTTVKFSVRELSEVKRVASHHLRLLGFKPLDCLKDYHNLRPSTFVYPSDQRIFGSTRVFVALHSSMLRLGRFALAFYGNPTRPQLVALVAQEEVTSSGGQFEPPGMHMIYLPYSDDIRYPEEVHVTFDDAPRATDEQIKKASNLFKRIDLKNFSTCQLANPALQRHYGILEALALGEDEMPDIKDETLPHEEGLSRPGVVKAIEEFKTSVYGENYDQEEAEAAAGKASRGDASKKRKEITDAAAQMSAVYDWAELADNGKLKEMTAAELKCYLTAHDLPVSGKKDVLVSRILTHLGK, from the exons ATGGACCTGGACCCAGAGGGCATCTTCCgcgacgacagcgatgaggacgaAGACAACGTCCAG GAGAGGGAGGCGAACAAGGAGATGGTTGTCTACCTTGTCGATGCCTCGCCCAAAATGTTCACCCCTGCTACCACCCAG GACAATGAAAAGCAGGAGACACATTTTCGTACCATTGTTAGCTGCATCACTGAGTCTCTCAAGACGCAAATTATTGGTAGATCTTATGATGAAGTCGCAATATGTTTCTTTAACACT aaagagaagaagaatttACAGGACTCAGCTGGTGTTTATGTTTATAATGTTGGAGACAGAGAAGAACTTGATAGACCCACTGCAAAACTCATCAAAGATTTTTCTTCAATAGAAG ATTCTTTTATGAGCACCATTGGAAGTCGATATGGGATAACATCTGGATCTCGGGAGAATACCCTGTATAATGCTCTTTGGGTTGCTCAGGCTTTGCTGCGCAAGGG ATCTGTGAAGACTGTCAGTAAACGAATTCTTATATTCACCAATGAAGATGATCCTTTTGGTACTATTACAGGAGCAGTGAAAACTGATATGATTAGGACAACAGTTCAACGTGCAAAG GATGCACAAGATCTTGGCCTGTCTATTGAACTTCTTCCACTGAGCCGGCCTGATGAACAGTTCGACATGTCCCTATTTTATGCA GATTTAATTGGTCTGGACGGGGATGAGATAACCGAGTATTTGCCATCTGCTGGTGTTAG GCTAGAGGATATGTCTAATCAACTGAGAAAACGAATAATGAAGAAGCGCAgagtcaaaactctttcatttgCGATTACAAATGATGTGTGCATAGAAGTGAATACATATGCGCTGGTCCGTCCTACTACTCCAG GGACAATCACATGGCTTGATTCACTAAGTAACCTTCCATTAAAG GCTGAGAGGTCTTTCATATGCAATGATACTGGGGCTCTACTTCAGGATGCACAGACACGTTTCCAGATGTACAATGA CACAACTGTCAAATTTTCTGTACGTGAACTCTCTGAGGTTAAAAGGGTTGCAAGCCATCATCTTCGCCTTTTAGGTTTCAAGCCATTGGATTGCTTGAAAGATTATCATAACTTAAGACCATCGACATTTGTTTATCCGAGTGATCAG cgtatatttggaagcactcgTGTTTTCGTTGCTTTACATAGCTCAATGTTACGTCTTGGAAG GTTTGCACTTGCATTTTATGGGAATCCAACTCGACCACAGCTCGTAGCCCTTGTTGCTCAA GAAGAGGTTACTTCCTCTGGTGGCCAGTTTGAACCACCTGGCATGCACATGATCTATCTTCCATACTCCGATGATATTAGATATCCTGAAGAA GTTCATGTGACTTTTGATGATGCACCGCGCGCAACAGATGAACAAATAAAGAAAGCTTCAAATCTATTCAAACGTATTGATCTGAAAAATTTCTCTACATGCCAATTAGCTAACCCAG CTTTGCAAAGACACTATGGGATCTTGGAGGCCTTAGCTTTAGGCGAAGATGAGATGCCTGATATAAAGGATGAGACCCTGCCTCACGAAGAAGGCTTGTCTAG GCCAGGGGTAGTCAAAGCTATTGAGGAATTCAAGACATCAGTATATGGTGAAAATTATGACCAAGAGGAGGCAGAAGCAGCAGCAGGGAAAGCTTCCCGTGGTGATGCTTCAAAAAAGCGGAAGGAAATCACTGATGCAGCTGCGCAGATGAGTGCTGTTTATGATTGGGCAGAACTTGCAGACAATGGAAAA CTGAAGGAAATGACGGCGGCGGAATTGAAATGCTACCTGACCGCGCATGACCTCCCGGTTTCTGGTAAGAAAGACGTACTTGTCAGCAGGATCTTGACTCATCTGGGCAAGTGA